The following coding sequences lie in one Vitis vinifera cultivar Pinot Noir 40024 chromosome 19, ASM3070453v1 genomic window:
- the LOC100254980 gene encoding probable amino acid permease 7 isoform X1 translates to MSLKAMEETAGDHETPLLNSTYVSGVQPVESPTKRTGSLWTAVAHIITGVIGSGVLSLAWCVAQLGWIAGPVSMLLFAFVTLLSTFLLCDSYRSPDPECGPGRNRSYLEAVHINLGSRSAWVCALVVYISLYGIGIAYTITSAISMRAINKSNCYHREGHDAACAYGDNSFMLVFGAIQIVTSQIPDFHNIEWLSVVAAVMSFCYSFIGLGLGLAKTIGDGKIKGSIEGISTSTVAEKVWLISQALGDIAFAYPYSLISIEIQDTLKSPPPESETMKKASTLAITVTTLFYLFCGGFGYAAFGDDTPGNLLTGFGFYEPYWLVDFANACVVAHLVGGYQVLLSNKALFILLITKTTACTSCKCLFLLFSDIHPTTIRNGGQMVCPEVPQQWICKQRLRLQTAIVASIQSELVQTLFQNSLCWNNNWNSHDLPILQPGFGGDRSHELLALGYIFSSGNVLCAEENWSLDKNVASSSNI, encoded by the exons ATGTCTCTGAAGGCAATGGAGGAAACAGCTGGAGATCATGAGACCCCATTACTGAACTCAACCTATGTTTCAGGTGTTCAACCAGTGGAATCTCCTACCAAGAGAACTG GGAGCCTGTGGACAGCAGTTGCCCATATCATAACTGGAGTGATAGGGTCTGGAGTCCTATCCCTTGCATGGTGTGTGGCTCAGCTGGGGTGGATTGCAGGTCCTGTGTCCATGCTGTTATTTGCATTTGTCACCCTTCTTTCTACCTTCCTCCTTTGCGATTCCTACAGATCTCCAGATCCAGAATGCGGCCCCGGCAGAAATCGCTCATACCTGGAAGCTGTTCACATCAACTTAG GAAGCAGGAGTGCATGGGTGTGTGCCCTGGTGGTGTAtataagtttatatgggattgGAATTGCCTATACTATTACGTCTGCTATCAGCATGAG GGCAATTAACAAATCAAATTGTTATCACAGAGAAGGGCATGATGCTGCTTGTGCATATGGAGATAATTCTTTTATGCTAGTATTTGGAGCCATTCAAATTGTAACATCTCAAATACCCGATTTCCATAACATAGAATGGCTCTCAGTTGTGGCTGCAGTCATGTCATTCTGCTATTCTTTCATTGGATTGGGACTAGGCCTTGCCAAGACCATAG GAGATGGGAAAATCAAGGGAAGCATTGAAGGGATCTCGACTTCCACTGTAGCTGAAAAAGTATGGCTGATCTCCCAAGCCCTTGGAGACATTGCATTTGCCTATCCCTACTCCTTAATCAGCATTGAGATTCAG GACACTTTGAAGTCACCCCCACCAGAAAGTGAGACCATGAAGAAGGCATCAACTCTGGCAATAACTGTCACAACCCTCTTCTACCTCTTCTGTGGAGGCTTTGGATATGCAGCCTTTGGGGATGACACACCAGGAAACCTCTTGACAGGGTTCGGGTTCTACGAGCCATACTGGCTTGTTGACTTCGCAAATGCTTGTGTGGTGGCTCATTTGGTTGGAGGGTATCAGGTACTACTATCAAACAAGGCCTTGTTCATTCTTCTAATCACCAAAACAACAGCCTGTACAAGCTGTAAAtgcttgtttttgttgttttcagaTATACACCCAACCACTATTCGGAATGGTGGACAGATGGTCTGCCCAGAAGTTCCCCAACAGTGGATTTGTAAACAACGATTACGTCTTCAAACTGCCATTGTTGCCAGCATTCAGAGTGAACTTGTTCAGACTCTGTTTCAGAACAGCTTATGTTGGAACAACAACTGGAATAGCCATGATCTTCCCATACTTCAACCAGGTTTTGGGGGTGATAGGAGCCATGAACTTTTGGCCCTTGGCTATATATTTTCCAGTGGAAATGTACTTTGTGCAGAGGAAAATTGGAGTCTGGACAAGAATGTGGCTTCTTCTTCAAATATTTAG
- the LOC100254980 gene encoding probable amino acid permease 7 isoform X2: MSLKAMEETAGDHETPLLNSTYVSGVQPVESPTKRTGSLWTAVAHIITGVIGSGVLSLAWCVAQLGWIAGPVSMLLFAFVTLLSTFLLCDSYRSPDPECGPGRNRSYLEAVHINLGSRSAWVCALVVYISLYGIGIAYTITSAISMRAINKSNCYHREGHDAACAYGDNSFMLVFGAIQIVTSQIPDFHNIEWLSVVAAVMSFCYSFIGLGLGLAKTIGDGKIKGSIEGISTSTVAEKVWLISQALGDIAFAYPYSLISIEIQDTLKSPPPESETMKKASTLAITVTTLFYLFCGGFGYAAFGDDTPGNLLTGFGFYEPYWLVDFANACVVAHLVGGYQIYTQPLFGMVDRWSAQKFPNSGFVNNDYVFKLPLLPAFRVNLFRLCFRTAYVGTTTGIAMIFPYFNQVLGVIGAMNFWPLAIYFPVEMYFVQRKIGVWTRMWLLLQIFSFVCLVVTVFAFVGSVEGLITAKLS, encoded by the exons ATGTCTCTGAAGGCAATGGAGGAAACAGCTGGAGATCATGAGACCCCATTACTGAACTCAACCTATGTTTCAGGTGTTCAACCAGTGGAATCTCCTACCAAGAGAACTG GGAGCCTGTGGACAGCAGTTGCCCATATCATAACTGGAGTGATAGGGTCTGGAGTCCTATCCCTTGCATGGTGTGTGGCTCAGCTGGGGTGGATTGCAGGTCCTGTGTCCATGCTGTTATTTGCATTTGTCACCCTTCTTTCTACCTTCCTCCTTTGCGATTCCTACAGATCTCCAGATCCAGAATGCGGCCCCGGCAGAAATCGCTCATACCTGGAAGCTGTTCACATCAACTTAG GAAGCAGGAGTGCATGGGTGTGTGCCCTGGTGGTGTAtataagtttatatgggattgGAATTGCCTATACTATTACGTCTGCTATCAGCATGAG GGCAATTAACAAATCAAATTGTTATCACAGAGAAGGGCATGATGCTGCTTGTGCATATGGAGATAATTCTTTTATGCTAGTATTTGGAGCCATTCAAATTGTAACATCTCAAATACCCGATTTCCATAACATAGAATGGCTCTCAGTTGTGGCTGCAGTCATGTCATTCTGCTATTCTTTCATTGGATTGGGACTAGGCCTTGCCAAGACCATAG GAGATGGGAAAATCAAGGGAAGCATTGAAGGGATCTCGACTTCCACTGTAGCTGAAAAAGTATGGCTGATCTCCCAAGCCCTTGGAGACATTGCATTTGCCTATCCCTACTCCTTAATCAGCATTGAGATTCAG GACACTTTGAAGTCACCCCCACCAGAAAGTGAGACCATGAAGAAGGCATCAACTCTGGCAATAACTGTCACAACCCTCTTCTACCTCTTCTGTGGAGGCTTTGGATATGCAGCCTTTGGGGATGACACACCAGGAAACCTCTTGACAGGGTTCGGGTTCTACGAGCCATACTGGCTTGTTGACTTCGCAAATGCTTGTGTGGTGGCTCATTTGGTTGGAGGGTATCAG aTATACACCCAACCACTATTCGGAATGGTGGACAGATGGTCTGCCCAGAAGTTCCCCAACAGTGGATTTGTAAACAACGATTACGTCTTCAAACTGCCATTGTTGCCAGCATTCAGAGTGAACTTGTTCAGACTCTGTTTCAGAACAGCTTATGTTGGAACAACAACTGGAATAGCCATGATCTTCCCATACTTCAACCAGGTTTTGGGGGTGATAGGAGCCATGAACTTTTGGCCCTTGGCTATATATTTTCCAGTGGAAATGTACTTTGTGCAGAGGAAAATTGGAGTCTGGACAAGAATGTGGCTTCTTCTTCAAATATTTAGCTTTGTTTGCTTGGTTGTCACCGTTTTTGCATTCGTTGGATCAGTGGAAGGACTTATAACTGCAAAACTAAGCTAA
- the LOC100265285 gene encoding transcription factor MYB80 → MGRIPCCEKDNVKRGQWTPEEDNKLSSYIAQHGTRNWRLIPKNAGLQRCGKSCRLRWTNYLRPDLKHGQFSDAEEQTIVKLHSVVGNRWSLIAAQLPGRTDNDVKNHWNTKLKKKLSGMGIDPVTHKPFSHLMAEIATTLAPPQVAHLAEAALGCFKDEMLHLLTKKRIDFQFQQSGAAPGNTAATYTANKQDEKDDTIEKIKLGLSRAMQEPAMLPLNKPWDSNGATSANFAGACSGFPISVPGFQYGPSPFGNEGDGSPWSQSMCTGSTCTAGDQQGRLHEKLEDENGEETGGGKEIRHSSSIFNSDCVLWDLPSDDLMDPMV, encoded by the exons ATGGGTCGGATCCCGTGTTGCGAGAAGGACAATGTTAAGAGGGGGCAATGGACACCGGAGGAAGACAACAAACTCTCTTCCTATATCGCCCAGCATGGCACCCGCAACTGGCGCCTCATCCCTAAGAATGCCG GTCTCCAGAGATGTGGGAAGAGCTGTAGGCTGCGATGGACGAATTACCTTCGTCCTGATCTGAAGCATGGCCAATTCTCGGATGCAGAAGAACAGACCATCGTGAAGCTTCATTCAGTTGTTGGCAACCG CTGGTCATTGATAGCAGCTCAGCTGCCTGGCCGCACCGATAATGATGTTAAGAATCACTGGAACACCAAGCTGAAAAAGAAGCTTTCAGGCATGGGAATTGATCCGGTCACCCACAAGCCCTTTTCCCATCTCATGGCCGAGATTGCCACCACGCTGGCTCCTCCACAGGTGGCTCACCTTGCTGAAGCGGCCCTCGGCTGCTTTAAAGATGAAATGCTCCACCTGCTTACCAAAAAGCGTATCGACTTCCAGTTTCAGCAATCTGGCGCTGCACCAGGAAACACTGCAGCCACTTACACTGCCAACAAACAAGATGAAAAAGATGATACCATTGAGAAGATCAAGCTGGGATTATCAAGGGCCATGCAAGAGCCTGCAATGCTACCCTTGAACAAGCCTTGGGACTCCAATGGAGCCACTTCCGCAAATTTTGCTGGGGCCTGCAGTGGCTTCCCCATATCTGTCCCTGGATTTCAGTATGGCCCATCACCGTTTGGAAACGAAGGCGATGGATCACCATGGAGCCAGAGTATGTGTACTGGGAGCACATGCACAGCAGGGGACCAGCAAGGGCGGCTGCATGAGAAACTCGAGGATGAAAATGGGGAAGAGACTGGGGGTGGAAAAGAAATTAGACACTCGTCCAGCATATTCAATTCAGACTGCGTCCTATGGGATTTACCATCTGATGATCTGATGGACCCTATGGTTTGA